The Streptomyces achromogenes genome window below encodes:
- a CDS encoding LysM peptidoglycan-binding domain-containing protein gives MLFSGKGKHRRPSKATRAAALAGVTGVAIAAPLMAAGNASAATASEWDTVAQCESGGNWSINTGNGYYGGLQFSSSTWAAYGGTQYASQANQASKAQQIAIGEKVLAGQGKGAWPVCGKGLSGASYDGAGASNNSSSGSSDSGSSSRSTEQKSSSRSTDRPAAAKKSKTVTTPTGKKVKKGDGEYKVVKGDTLSSIAEKHKVEGGWQKLFQLNKDIVQDADLIYPGQQLHLK, from the coding sequence ATGCTGTTTTCCGGTAAGGGCAAGCACCGCCGTCCGTCCAAGGCCACCCGCGCCGCCGCTCTGGCCGGTGTCACCGGCGTCGCCATCGCCGCCCCGCTGATGGCGGCCGGCAACGCCTCCGCCGCCACCGCCTCCGAGTGGGACACGGTCGCCCAGTGCGAGTCCGGCGGCAACTGGTCCATCAATACCGGCAACGGCTACTACGGCGGCCTGCAGTTCTCGTCCTCCACCTGGGCCGCGTACGGCGGCACGCAGTACGCCTCGCAGGCCAACCAGGCCTCCAAGGCCCAGCAGATAGCCATCGGCGAGAAGGTCCTCGCGGGCCAGGGCAAGGGCGCCTGGCCGGTCTGCGGCAAGGGCCTGTCCGGCGCCTCCTACGACGGCGCCGGCGCCTCGAACAACAGCTCTTCCGGCTCGTCGGACAGCGGCAGCAGCTCCCGCTCGACCGAGCAGAAGAGCAGCTCCCGCTCCACCGACCGTCCGGCGGCCGCCAAGAAGTCCAAGACGGTCACCACCCCGACCGGCAAGAAGGTCAAGAAGGGCGACGGCGAGTACAAGGTCGTCAAGGGCGACACCCTCAGCTCCATCGCCGAGAAGCACAAGGTCGAGGGCGGCTGGCAGAAGCTGTTCCAGCTGAACAAGGACATCGTCCAGGACGCCGACCTCATCTACCCGGGTCAGCAGCTGCACCTGAAGTGA
- a CDS encoding LysM peptidoglycan-binding domain-containing protein: protein MLSGNGRHRRPRQAPALLVAAGVTGSAIAIPLFAASGASAADGTVWDKVAQCETGGSWSAGDGGDGESGGLSLTLQDWKAYGGLDYAASPDLASRNQQIAVAQKVLAAKGIGAWGTCGLTSGLTKENGALTVDTGVAGDSSGSSGSSGLSDLSRGLSGSSGSSSSSGSGNGSTDSSGSTGSAGSSDSSGSSDSSGDSTSSPSASPSSPSSPSSPSAVTGDSGGAGRQGDPRAADGSPTGTPEADDSDKSGQEVGSWNLVDTGSLGSGRHRGATADEPAAKGADTEAGGASTASAGRHAAATYVVQEGDSLASIADSLGLHGGWRALYAENKDLIGADPSDIAPGQTLDTGVQ, encoded by the coding sequence ATGCTCTCCGGGAACGGTCGTCACCGTCGCCCCCGCCAGGCCCCCGCGCTGCTCGTCGCGGCCGGGGTGACCGGCTCCGCCATCGCCATCCCGCTGTTCGCCGCCTCCGGCGCGAGCGCCGCGGACGGCACGGTGTGGGACAAGGTGGCGCAGTGCGAGACCGGGGGCTCGTGGAGTGCCGGCGACGGCGGTGACGGCGAGTCCGGCGGCCTGAGCCTGACCCTGCAGGACTGGAAGGCCTACGGCGGGCTCGACTACGCGGCGAGCCCCGACCTGGCCAGCCGCAACCAGCAGATCGCCGTGGCGCAGAAGGTGCTCGCGGCCAAAGGCATCGGCGCGTGGGGCACCTGCGGGCTGACCTCCGGGCTCACCAAGGAGAACGGCGCGCTGACCGTGGACACCGGCGTGGCGGGCGATTCGTCAGGATCGTCCGGCTCCTCGGGTTTGTCCGACCTGTCCAGAGGCTTGTCGGGTTCCTCGGGGTCGTCGAGCTCCTCGGGTTCGGGCAACGGCTCGACCGACTCCAGCGGTTCGACCGGTTCGGCCGGTTCGTCTGACTCATCCGGATCATCCGACTCATCCGGTGATTCCACGAGTTCACCCTCAGCTTCGCCTTCGTCGCCTTCGTCGCCTTCGTCTCCCTCTGCCGTCACGGGCGACTCCGGCGGCGCCGGTCGTCAGGGTGACCCGCGGGCGGCCGACGGCTCGCCCACGGGAACCCCGGAAGCGGACGACTCGGACAAGTCGGGCCAGGAAGTGGGTTCCTGGAACCTCGTCGACACCGGCTCTCTCGGGTCCGGCCGTCATCGCGGTGCCACGGCCGACGAGCCGGCGGCCAAGGGCGCCGACACCGAGGCGGGCGGTGCGTCCACCGCCTCCGCGGGCCGGCATGCCGCGGCCACCTACGTCGTCCAGGAGGGCGACTCCCTCGCCTCCATCGCCGACTCCCTTGGTCTCCATGGCGGATGGCGTGCCCTCTATGCCGAGAACAAGGACCTCATCGGCGCCGACCCGAGCGACATCGCCCCCGGTCAGACCCTCGACACAGGCGTCCAATAG